A stretch of Streptosporangiales bacterium DNA encodes these proteins:
- a CDS encoding dihydrodipicolinate synthase family protein — protein sequence MPTGISPVLLTPFAADGSLDEAGFVRVVDHVLSLGVGSVMFPGFASEVLTLSDEERDVLVRLLLERTAARSDVTPIVSIAEHATYHAVRRATALAEAGVGTFNVLPPHQLGPSAPAVVAHVEAVLAAVAPAAVILQYAPLQTGTTLPVAEITALAARHQNLAAVKVESQPPGRTIAALGEGTPPLPAFVGYGGVQMPDALRRGAIGVQPGCSFTELYLAVWRLWHDGHREDASRLHTRMLPYLSYWMQDVQLIVAAEKLIAVRRGLVDDEHCRAPARTLDRAERVMVDDFCSEFSAMLPVVDR from the coding sequence ATACCGACGGGGATCAGCCCCGTGCTGCTCACCCCGTTCGCCGCCGACGGCAGCCTCGACGAGGCCGGTTTCGTACGCGTCGTCGACCACGTGCTCTCGCTGGGTGTCGGGTCCGTCATGTTCCCCGGCTTCGCGTCCGAGGTCCTCACCCTGTCCGACGAGGAACGGGACGTTCTCGTCCGGTTGCTGCTTGAGCGGACCGCGGCACGCAGCGACGTCACGCCGATCGTGTCCATCGCCGAGCACGCGACGTACCACGCCGTGCGTCGAGCCACTGCTCTCGCCGAGGCCGGCGTGGGCACCTTCAACGTGTTGCCGCCACATCAGCTGGGTCCTTCGGCGCCTGCCGTGGTCGCGCACGTCGAGGCCGTGCTGGCCGCTGTCGCCCCGGCGGCCGTCATCCTGCAGTATGCGCCGCTGCAGACAGGGACCACGTTGCCGGTGGCGGAGATAACCGCCCTCGCCGCGCGGCACCAGAATCTCGCCGCCGTGAAGGTGGAGTCGCAGCCTCCCGGGCGGACCATCGCCGCGCTTGGGGAGGGCACACCGCCGCTTCCCGCGTTCGTGGGTTATGGCGGCGTACAGATGCCCGATGCCCTACGGCGCGGCGCCATAGGGGTGCAGCCGGGCTGCTCCTTCACCGAGCTTTACCTCGCCGTGTGGCGCCTCTGGCACGACGGGCACAGGGAGGATGCGAGCCGACTGCACACCCGGATGCTGCCGTACCTCTCCTACTGGATGCAGGACGTCCAGTTGATCGTGGCGGCAGAGAAGCTGATCGCCGTGCGTCGAGGGCTCGTCGACGACGAACACTGCCGCGCTCCGGCGCGAACACTGGACCGTGCCGAGCGCGTGATGGTAGACGACTTCTGTTCAGAGTTCTCCGCGATGCTTCCGGTGGTCGACAGATGA
- a CDS encoding SDR family oxidoreductase, whose product MQTSTGDRRQGRLAGEVVVVTGGARGIGRAIVEVALREDARVVAADMDSDTGAQLVEDLGAAGEGLWFRELDVTDEAAVAASTAEIASGLGPVTVLVNNAGRNVYADPVQMTEQSWDDVFAVDLKAPWICAKHVLPGMIAARRGSIVNIASLHASLTISGMFPYAAAKSGLVGFTRSLSLEVAKYDVRVNAVSPGYVRTALVDEYFAQDSDGKAEAAALQAQPLGRFATPTEVAEVVCFLASPAASYVTGADWAIDGGLGARFA is encoded by the coding sequence ATGCAGACAAGCACTGGTGATCGCCGGCAGGGCCGGCTCGCCGGCGAGGTCGTCGTGGTGACCGGGGGCGCCCGCGGCATCGGCCGCGCCATCGTGGAGGTGGCGCTGCGCGAGGACGCCCGTGTGGTGGCGGCCGATATGGACTCCGACACAGGGGCGCAACTGGTCGAGGACCTCGGGGCGGCGGGCGAGGGGCTGTGGTTCCGCGAGCTCGACGTCACCGACGAGGCGGCGGTCGCGGCGAGCACCGCCGAGATCGCGAGCGGGCTCGGCCCGGTGACGGTCTTGGTCAACAACGCGGGACGCAACGTCTACGCCGATCCGGTGCAGATGACCGAGCAGAGCTGGGACGACGTGTTCGCAGTGGACCTCAAGGCGCCGTGGATCTGCGCAAAGCACGTGCTGCCCGGCATGATCGCGGCCCGCCGTGGCTCCATCGTCAACATCGCGTCGCTGCACGCGTCACTGACCATCAGCGGGATGTTCCCCTACGCGGCGGCGAAGTCGGGTCTGGTCGGCTTCACCCGTAGCCTGTCGTTGGAAGTCGCGAAGTACGACGTCAGGGTGAACGCGGTCAGTCCCGGCTACGTCCGCACCGCGCTCGTCGACGAGTACTTCGCCCAGGACTCGGACGGGAAAGCTGAGGCAGCGGCCTTGCAGGCGCAACCACTCGGCCGCTTCGCCACTCCGACGGAGGTGGCCGAGGTCGTATGCTTCCTGGCTTCACCTGCCGCCTCCTACGTCACCGGCGCGGACTGGGCGATCGACGGCGGCCTCGGTGCGCGGTTCGCGTGA
- a CDS encoding alpha-galactosidase yields the protein MDANASADAADFEPVAQVPVEPREGSVYEFGWQSWSPSTTYPVSAGVGARPTEERLQTSYYRREKTAPGTGFQGEGLLAVEPAPGEPVHVFALRDGRAEVPTVRAAREADSLAIYADGSVEHVVDDGPDGLYGTLARFADRYTERVGRPAMRQVPPVWASWYQYFTEFTEQDLVENLRQMRALDLPVEIVRLDDAFQAGIGDWLAPSEGFTSLDGMVGRVLDEGRRAGIWTAPLLVGENSRTFAEHPSWLVRGESGQPVVAQHNWGQDCYVLDSTHPAAAEYLRTVFTTYARYGATYFMVDFMYAGAIEGVRYADVDGITAYRSALELIRNCVGDDALIQGCGAPMFPSVGLVDTMRVGTDVAVHWYPPAGELSSPATQAAVVSTVGRAFAQGRFWINDPDCLVARPAIEGRERWADVVRRYGAVRISSDGLDQLDDWGLETTRELLVPARTTPFDPARVPLDTSLFRDPPAASTISEPS from the coding sequence GTGGACGCGAACGCTTCGGCCGACGCTGCCGACTTCGAGCCGGTGGCACAGGTGCCGGTCGAGCCCAGGGAGGGCTCGGTCTACGAGTTCGGCTGGCAGTCCTGGTCGCCGAGCACGACGTATCCGGTGTCAGCCGGTGTCGGTGCACGCCCGACGGAGGAACGACTGCAGACTTCGTACTACCGCCGCGAGAAGACCGCACCTGGCACGGGTTTCCAGGGTGAGGGGCTGCTGGCCGTAGAACCCGCGCCGGGCGAGCCCGTGCACGTCTTCGCGCTCCGCGACGGCCGTGCGGAGGTACCGACGGTCCGCGCTGCGCGTGAGGCCGACTCGCTTGCCATCTACGCCGACGGTTCCGTCGAGCACGTCGTCGACGACGGTCCTGACGGTCTCTACGGCACACTCGCACGGTTCGCCGACCGCTACACCGAACGAGTGGGCCGGCCGGCGATGCGGCAGGTCCCGCCGGTGTGGGCAAGCTGGTATCAGTACTTCACCGAGTTCACCGAGCAGGACCTCGTGGAGAACCTGCGGCAGATGCGGGCACTCGACCTGCCGGTGGAGATCGTCCGCCTCGACGATGCGTTCCAGGCGGGCATAGGTGACTGGCTCGCGCCTTCGGAGGGCTTCACGTCCCTCGACGGGATGGTGGGCAGGGTCCTGGACGAAGGGCGACGCGCAGGTATCTGGACCGCCCCGCTGCTCGTCGGGGAGAACAGCCGCACGTTCGCGGAGCACCCGTCCTGGCTCGTGCGTGGCGAGAGCGGGCAGCCGGTCGTCGCCCAGCACAACTGGGGCCAGGACTGCTATGTGCTCGACTCCACGCACCCGGCGGCGGCGGAGTACCTCCGTACGGTGTTCACCACGTATGCGCGGTACGGCGCCACCTACTTCATGGTGGATTTCATGTACGCGGGCGCCATCGAAGGCGTGCGGTACGCAGATGTCGACGGCATCACCGCGTATCGCTCGGCGTTGGAGCTCATCCGGAACTGTGTCGGCGACGACGCCCTGATCCAGGGTTGCGGCGCACCCATGTTTCCCTCGGTCGGCCTGGTGGACACGATGCGGGTCGGCACCGACGTGGCGGTGCACTGGTATCCGCCGGCGGGTGAGCTGTCCAGCCCGGCGACGCAGGCCGCGGTCGTCTCGACCGTCGGTCGTGCCTTCGCCCAGGGAAGGTTCTGGATCAACGACCCCGACTGCCTCGTTGCCCGGCCGGCGATCGAGGGACGGGAGCGCTGGGCGGACGTCGTGCGGCGCTACGGCGCCGTACGGATCAGCAGCGACGGCCTCGACCAGTTGGACGACTGGGGCCTGGAGACCACGCGGGAGCTGTTGGTGCCCGCGCGGACCACACCGTTCGATCCCGCTCGAGTTCCGCTGGACACCAGCCTGTTCCGCGACCCGCCAGCGGCGTCGACCATCTCGGAACCGAGCTGA
- a CDS encoding methyltransferase domain-containing protein, producing the protein MTSRVEKHYQQLLAANYTWMLGGDIEQAAQRQRALLESVLGGRAAEPGPAVDLGCGSGAQTLALADLGYAPVFAVDTDEALLAELRAYATGRAGVQTVHGDATTAVAEIDPETLHVAVCMGDTLPHLPSHAAVTTLFDHTARALRPGGALVLTYRDLTHPLYGADRAIPVRSTADKIMLCFLDFAGDDTVEVHDIVYTRAGDGWHVTKSSYPKLRLAPQWVTDQLAAAGFVVDHHEQTASGLWCTVGLRAA; encoded by the coding sequence ATGACCAGCAGGGTAGAGAAGCACTACCAGCAGCTGCTCGCGGCGAACTACACCTGGATGCTCGGTGGTGACATCGAACAGGCCGCGCAGCGGCAGCGCGCCCTGCTGGAGTCCGTGCTCGGCGGGCGTGCCGCCGAACCGGGTCCCGCAGTGGATCTCGGATGTGGCTCGGGCGCGCAGACGCTCGCGCTCGCGGACCTGGGCTACGCCCCGGTGTTCGCCGTGGACACCGACGAGGCGCTGCTCGCCGAGCTGCGCGCGTACGCCACCGGTCGTGCCGGTGTGCAGACCGTACACGGGGACGCGACCACCGCCGTTGCCGAGATCGACCCGGAGACGCTGCACGTCGCCGTGTGCATGGGCGACACGCTGCCGCACCTGCCGTCCCACGCGGCGGTCACCACGCTGTTCGACCACACGGCGCGGGCGCTGCGGCCGGGAGGCGCTCTCGTGCTGACCTACCGCGACCTGACCCACCCGCTGTACGGAGCCGACCGCGCCATCCCCGTGCGCAGCACGGCGGACAAGATCATGCTCTGCTTCCTCGACTTCGCCGGCGACGACACCGTCGAGGTCCACGACATCGTCTACACCCGTGCCGGCGACGGCTGGCACGTCACGAAGAGCAGCTATCCGAAGCTCCGCCTCGCGCCGCAGTGGGTCACCGACCAGCTCGCCGCGGCCGGCTTCGTCGTCGACCACCACGAGCAGACCGCATCCGGCCTGTGGTGCACCGTCGGCCTGCGTGCCGCTTAG
- a CDS encoding extracellular solute-binding protein — MAERKDATAISRRKLLGIGAGAAGLLFLPSCGRGGGSGNGTLTFQTFGTPEAEKAFQATIDKYMAKNPDVTVKLDLVPFPQHYQTLDTRLAAGEGPDLVRIQYQQMGHYSSQGALQDLSEYFPDNYADQYLPNYWEAIVHEGKPYGVPIDTGSHGIFYNADLFKELRIQPPKTMDEAWSWEEFVAVAKKVKKSGRVKSSFAVSWQPADNAYRWTSFLYQHGGRLLNDGLSASRMNSREIEETIAFTQSWFEDGLVPASTSIKSGTEIQTLFANGNIGMMINGDFQMPFLKDSMKANWDVTYLTQDVAPGNALGGNGVGVTKDCDEPELAADFLMFLNNEEWQLRNILATQLLPTRKGLSGKSAKELGYEYRPELKDLFIEQLSVVSRAAVGETTGPDFGELNQALGDELEAAFKTGQSASETADKLHQKVSTILK; from the coding sequence GTGGCTGAGCGCAAGGACGCGACAGCAATCAGCCGGCGGAAGCTGTTGGGTATCGGGGCGGGGGCCGCCGGACTCTTGTTCCTCCCCAGCTGTGGCCGCGGTGGCGGCTCCGGCAACGGGACGTTGACCTTCCAGACCTTCGGCACTCCGGAGGCCGAGAAGGCTTTCCAGGCCACCATCGACAAGTACATGGCCAAGAACCCGGACGTCACGGTCAAGCTCGACCTCGTGCCCTTCCCGCAGCATTACCAGACGCTGGACACGCGACTCGCGGCCGGAGAGGGACCCGACCTCGTCCGGATCCAGTACCAGCAGATGGGGCACTACAGCAGCCAGGGGGCGCTGCAAGACCTCTCCGAGTACTTCCCCGACAACTACGCGGACCAGTACCTGCCGAACTACTGGGAAGCGATCGTCCACGAGGGCAAGCCGTACGGCGTGCCGATCGACACGGGCAGCCACGGCATCTTCTACAACGCCGACCTGTTCAAGGAACTCCGCATCCAGCCGCCGAAGACGATGGACGAGGCGTGGAGCTGGGAGGAGTTCGTCGCCGTTGCGAAGAAGGTGAAGAAGTCCGGGCGCGTCAAGAGTTCCTTCGCGGTGTCATGGCAACCTGCCGACAACGCCTACCGGTGGACGTCGTTCCTCTACCAGCACGGTGGGCGGCTGTTGAACGACGGCCTGTCGGCGTCCCGGATGAACAGTCGCGAGATCGAGGAGACGATCGCCTTCACCCAGTCGTGGTTCGAGGACGGCCTGGTGCCGGCAAGCACCTCGATCAAGAGCGGCACCGAGATCCAGACGCTCTTCGCCAACGGCAACATCGGGATGATGATCAACGGCGACTTCCAGATGCCGTTCCTGAAAGACAGCATGAAGGCCAACTGGGACGTCACCTATCTCACCCAGGATGTAGCACCGGGGAACGCGCTCGGCGGCAACGGGGTCGGCGTCACGAAGGACTGCGACGAGCCCGAGCTGGCCGCGGACTTCCTCATGTTCCTCAACAACGAAGAGTGGCAGCTGCGCAACATCCTCGCTACCCAGCTGCTGCCGACCCGGAAGGGACTCTCCGGCAAGTCCGCCAAGGAGCTCGGCTACGAGTACCGCCCGGAGCTGAAGGACCTGTTCATCGAGCAGCTCAGTGTCGTTTCGAGGGCTGCGGTCGGCGAGACCACCGGCCCGGACTTCGGCGAGCTGAACCAGGCCCTCGGCGACGAGCTCGAGGCCGCCTTCAAGACCGGTCAATCAGCTTCGGAAACCGCCGACAAACTCCACCAAAAAGTCTCCACCATCTTGAAGTGA
- a CDS encoding sulfatase-like hydrolase/transferase, whose product MSRPPNLVLVVSDQQRADMVGAFGRIPVQTPALDRLCREGTAFRRAYTATPVCTPTRATLLSGQYPSRHGAWSIGTDVPDDVLSLPALLAERADYRTAIVGKSHFRSVLRKGSVEALPQSRDWDHFRRWTGPWYGFQHAKISNGHVDEPHAYSMHYGLWLHENGIEPRPPYFRADPADAMQRKEHGADAVGEWELPEEYHSSTWVADEAISYLEDCATNHPDQPFYLAVNFPDPHLPFRAPSPWHRLHDDVELPEPSRRWDEWVDKPTVYRATLDGRQDDMNWQENAGVGIPCQQGGFTGREERTHEEDEMWRTYLGMQSLLDRHLGRILDTLDALGIADDTVVVYTSDHGDYMGDHWLWSKGASHYDGAVRVPFLVRWPGQVPAGRESQALQSLVDVPTTFMRAAGLEPHRMMQGIDQLGCWTGDGAAREGVLVDHRVEQGLYVNSWITDRYRLSVHSFPVEGRDEIELYDLVNDPAEYHNLAAGGANAELVSKLMQQLNRYRMRSDRSWQPRGAFS is encoded by the coding sequence ATGAGCCGGCCGCCGAACCTGGTTCTCGTCGTTTCCGACCAGCAGCGGGCCGACATGGTGGGCGCCTTCGGCCGGATACCGGTGCAGACTCCTGCGTTGGACCGGCTGTGCCGCGAAGGGACGGCGTTCCGGCGCGCCTACACCGCCACTCCGGTGTGCACGCCCACCCGCGCGACGTTGCTCAGTGGCCAGTACCCGAGTCGACACGGCGCCTGGAGCATCGGCACCGACGTGCCCGACGACGTGCTCTCGCTGCCGGCGTTGCTTGCGGAGCGAGCCGACTACCGCACCGCCATCGTGGGGAAGAGCCACTTCCGTAGCGTCCTCAGGAAGGGCAGCGTCGAGGCGCTGCCGCAGTCGCGCGACTGGGACCACTTCCGGCGCTGGACCGGGCCTTGGTACGGCTTCCAGCACGCGAAGATCTCGAACGGGCACGTCGACGAACCGCATGCCTACTCGATGCACTATGGGTTGTGGCTGCACGAGAACGGGATCGAGCCGCGGCCGCCGTACTTCCGGGCGGACCCGGCAGACGCCATGCAGCGGAAGGAACACGGCGCCGACGCCGTGGGCGAGTGGGAGCTCCCCGAGGAGTACCACAGCAGCACCTGGGTGGCCGACGAGGCGATCTCCTACCTGGAGGACTGCGCGACGAACCACCCCGACCAGCCGTTCTACCTCGCCGTGAACTTCCCTGACCCGCATCTGCCGTTCCGCGCACCCTCCCCGTGGCATCGGCTGCATGACGACGTCGAGCTGCCGGAGCCGTCCAGACGGTGGGACGAGTGGGTCGACAAGCCCACCGTGTATCGAGCGACGCTGGACGGCCGCCAGGACGACATGAACTGGCAGGAGAACGCGGGCGTCGGCATTCCCTGCCAGCAGGGCGGCTTCACCGGCCGGGAAGAACGCACCCACGAAGAAGACGAGATGTGGCGTACGTACCTCGGCATGCAGAGCCTGCTCGACCGGCACCTCGGCCGCATCCTGGACACGCTCGACGCCCTCGGTATCGCGGACGACACGGTCGTCGTGTACACGTCCGACCATGGTGACTACATGGGTGACCACTGGCTGTGGTCCAAGGGTGCGAGTCACTACGACGGCGCCGTCCGGGTCCCTTTCCTCGTGCGCTGGCCCGGGCAGGTGCCCGCCGGCCGCGAGAGCCAGGCACTGCAGAGCCTGGTGGACGTGCCGACCACCTTCATGCGAGCTGCCGGCCTGGAGCCGCACCGGATGATGCAGGGCATCGACCAGCTCGGCTGCTGGACCGGTGACGGCGCTGCTCGTGAGGGAGTGCTGGTCGACCACCGGGTCGAGCAGGGGTTGTACGTCAACAGCTGGATCACCGACAGGTACCGCCTCAGCGTGCACTCGTTCCCCGTCGAGGGGCGCGACGAGATCGAGCTGTACGACCTCGTGAACGACCCTGCGGAGTACCACAACCTGGCCGCCGGCGGTGCGAATGCGGAGCTGGTGAGCAAGCTGATGCAGCAGCTGAACCGGTATCGAATGCGCAGCGACCGTTCTTGGCAACCGCGAGGCGCTTTCTCATAG
- a CDS encoding dihydroxy-acid dehydratase (catalyzes the formation of 3-methyl-2-oxobutanoate from 2,3,-dihydroxy-3-methylbutanoate) produces MRDGAKSNVSSSLRSQVWFGDRGKNGFVARSHLRAAGLTDEAFDGRPVVGIANSWSDLTPCNRHLGTIADAVRRGVSAAGGVPLEFPTMSLGEPLMRPTTMLYRNLMSMEVEETLRANPVDAVVLLGGCDKTVPAQLMGAASVDLPAIVVTGGPMISGSFRGQPIGSGTDLWRFSEDVRAGRMTAAEYAEAESCLHRSAGHCMTMGTASTMACLTEALGLQMSGGATIQAVDSRRLQLAERAGGRAVQMATEGPRPSEVLTRKAFENAVRVNAAIGGSTNAVLHLIAVAGRVGVDLSLDDFDQLARQIPLLVDLKPSGRFLMAEFDDAGGMPALLRELLPMLHTDALTVDGTSVEENVRHAPRHRGDVIRSLDDAVGLPDTGTAVLRGNLCPQGAVIKQSAANPELLRHRGTAAVFDDMASYLRAAEDPEFDIDASTVLIVRNCGPRGYPGMPEIGNLPIPLRLLESGVTDMVRISDARMSGTSYGTVILHVAPEAANGGPLALVRDGDTVVLDVPSRRLDLEVDDAELERRRQSWTPMKPAQERGWVKLYVDHVLQADEGADLDFLVGGSGAEVPRAPL; encoded by the coding sequence ATGCGGGACGGTGCCAAGTCGAATGTCAGCTCGTCGTTGCGTAGCCAGGTGTGGTTCGGCGACCGCGGCAAGAACGGGTTCGTCGCACGGTCGCACCTGCGAGCCGCCGGCTTGACGGACGAGGCGTTCGACGGCCGTCCGGTCGTCGGCATCGCCAACAGCTGGTCGGACCTGACTCCGTGCAACAGACACCTGGGAACCATCGCGGACGCAGTGCGGCGTGGCGTGAGCGCAGCGGGCGGGGTCCCGCTCGAGTTCCCGACCATGTCGTTGGGTGAGCCACTCATGCGTCCGACGACCATGCTCTACCGCAACCTGATGAGCATGGAGGTCGAAGAGACCCTGCGAGCCAACCCCGTCGATGCCGTTGTGCTGCTCGGCGGGTGTGACAAGACGGTTCCCGCGCAGCTCATGGGTGCGGCAAGTGTCGACCTCCCGGCCATCGTCGTGACCGGCGGTCCGATGATCTCCGGCTCCTTCCGAGGACAGCCGATCGGCAGTGGCACGGATCTCTGGCGGTTCAGCGAGGACGTCCGCGCCGGCCGCATGACGGCAGCGGAGTACGCAGAGGCCGAGTCCTGCCTCCACCGCAGTGCGGGCCATTGCATGACGATGGGAACGGCGTCGACCATGGCCTGCCTGACCGAGGCTCTCGGTCTGCAGATGAGCGGTGGCGCCACGATCCAAGCGGTCGACAGCAGGCGGCTCCAGCTCGCCGAACGCGCGGGAGGCCGGGCGGTGCAGATGGCCACGGAAGGGCCACGGCCGTCGGAGGTGTTGACCCGGAAGGCGTTCGAGAACGCGGTGCGGGTCAACGCCGCGATCGGTGGCTCGACCAACGCCGTCCTGCACCTGATCGCCGTCGCAGGTCGCGTCGGCGTGGACCTGAGCCTGGACGACTTCGACCAGCTGGCTCGCCAGATTCCACTGCTCGTCGACCTGAAGCCGAGCGGCCGCTTCCTGATGGCCGAGTTCGACGATGCCGGTGGCATGCCCGCGCTGCTGCGGGAGCTGCTGCCGATGCTGCACACCGACGCGTTGACCGTCGACGGCACATCTGTCGAGGAGAACGTGCGGCATGCGCCGCGTCATCGCGGCGACGTCATCCGCAGTCTCGACGACGCGGTCGGGTTGCCCGACACGGGTACCGCGGTGCTTCGCGGGAACCTGTGCCCGCAGGGCGCGGTGATCAAGCAGTCGGCCGCAAACCCCGAGCTGCTCAGGCATCGCGGTACCGCTGCCGTCTTCGACGACATGGCGAGCTACCTGCGGGCGGCCGAAGACCCCGAGTTCGACATCGACGCGAGCACGGTGCTCATCGTCCGCAACTGCGGTCCACGCGGCTACCCTGGCATGCCGGAGATCGGCAACCTGCCGATCCCGTTACGGCTGCTCGAGTCAGGAGTCACCGACATGGTGCGTATCTCGGACGCCAGGATGAGCGGAACCTCGTACGGCACGGTGATCCTGCACGTCGCACCCGAGGCGGCGAACGGCGGCCCGCTGGCGCTTGTACGTGACGGCGACACGGTCGTCCTCGACGTGCCTTCCCGGCGGCTCGACCTGGAAGTCGACGACGCCGAGCTGGAACGGAGACGACAGTCGTGGACACCGATGAAGCCGGCGCAAGAACGTGGCTGGGTGAAGCTGTACGTCGACCACGTGCTGCAGGCCGACGAGGGAGCCGACCTGGACTTCCTTGTCGGCGGTAGCGGTGCCGAGGTACCGCGGGCGCCGCTGTGA